attattattattattttttttttgcagtgggTAACACTGGATATATTCCAGTTAATATGAGGAATAGGCCTATAAAGATAAACTGTATATTCAGTAGagttacatgtatacattttgtaTGGATGcaagcacacattcatacacttacacatgtatatgtatttatacatatatgtatgcatatgtatatgcatatgtgcatgtatgtttataagtatatgtacatgtacgtatgtttatacatttgtatatgaatatatgtacatacgtatatgtagatgtacgcatgtatatgtatatgtacgtatgtatatatatatatgtatatgtttctgtatatatatgtatgtgtatgtttatgtacatgtacatgtatgtgtgtgtttctgtacatgtatgtgtatgtgtataaaaggtatgaatgagaatgaataccttcacaatgcaagagatgtatttgaccggttccgattatatcttcgtcagaaatacatgtatttacatgaaCTTCTTCAAGATGGTGTTCCATGCAAAGTGCTATACCACATCCAAATATTcatgcatagacatatacacacatgcatgtatttctgacgaagatataatcgaaaccagtcaaatacatctcttgtattgtgaaggtattcattctcattcataccttttctacatttgtcaacatgaatacggttcatgtatgatgtacatgtacatgtgcgtgtttatgtacatgtgcttgaatgtgtgtttatgtacatgcccatgaatgtgtctgtctatgtatatgtacattatatatctatctatctatctatctatctatctatctatctatctatctatatatataatgtacatttctatttttatatgcaAACAAGTGACTGTGTATGAACACCTCTATAAACATAAGTACAACCCAAAGAAAGCCTTCCGCAGCCTGCCCTCCTGACGCAGTCCCTCCCCAACAGGTGCTTCGTGCCCGGCTGCGACGACCCCAACGAACCCGACTTCTCCGCCGAGTTCGCCAATTACACCATCCCCGACGGCGACGAGTGCTCCATGTACCAGCGCTCTGAGCCGGTCACGAACTCCTCCACGTGTGAGTTGGATGACTTCAACCTAAACGTCAAGACCAACTGCAGCGAAAAGGTGTTTGACACGTCCCTCTTCACCTCCACGACCGTCACTGAGGTGAGTACGAGCAAGGTTTATGGAAGTATAGACCTTGAGTGCGAAAGGAGACTCATGGCACCGGGGCGCAGCTGGCAGGGGGCGGGAGGAATCCATAAAAAAAAGGCTGTGATAtggtgtgggagaggaaggaggagggaaggagaaggagaatgagcgaggaagggagggagagagaaggagaatgagcaaggaagggaggggggagaaggagaaagagcgaggaaggaagggagggagggagggagaagaagtatgtgaatgagagagggagagggaggtttatGCCCTTTGTTTTCCCGCTGCATCCTCCattatccccttcttccttatctccctgcACTCGTGTCCTTTGTTCTTCTCAGCGgcacccccttccctccgttcTCACTACTTTGATGATCGATGTCTCGGTCTGCAGTCCACACATGGCACAGCATGAGAAATCTTGGCTGCCATGATGCACACACTAGCTCTGCTTACCGCGAAACGATTGTTTGCTCCAGTTTTCCCATTCTGTTGTATTTCTTCCTCTACTGTGTCTCTGATTCACTATCATTGCTTTTTCGCGTTTCTCATACTCATTGTTTCAAATCCCTATCCtcgcctccatttccctcccgtcTCAGCGCATCTCTCAGTTCTTAAATACACAACGTACGTCACTTTCCGCTCTTCTCTCCATTGCAGTTCGACCTGACTTGCGAAAATGCCTGGCTTGGCCCTCTTGCCGGCTCCATGTACATGGTGGGCATGCTGCTAGGTGCCATCACCATCGGGGACTTGGCTGACCGCTTCGGCCGCAAGGTGGGGATCCTCGTGTCTGTGATGCTtctgggcggcggcggcgtcctGAGCGCCGTCAGCCCCAACTACTACATGTTCCTCGCCATGAGACTTCTTACTGGTGCTGGCGGTGTCGGCCTCTTCCAGGTTACCTTCGTCTTAGGTAAGTGTCTTCAGATTTTCATACTTACCTGCGCGTGACTAAATAATACAAGATTAATTGTGTTATGGATCACTCTATATGTCCCTTTGTCAGAAAATAAAGGCAGTTCTTTTCGACAGCTGTTGAATTCATCGGTGCCAAATATCGGACGTTTTGCGGAATCATGATTGAAGTTCCCTTCGCTCTCGGCGAGGCCATGACGGGAGTCTTGGCCATCTTCATCCGCGATTGGCGCTGGCTTCAGGTGGCCGTGACAGCCCCGgctttcctcctgctctcctaCATGTGGTACGTGGAAAAGCGATACTCTATTATGTCTCGCATTACTCGGTCCGCATTGCCATACTTACCTgtaatatacacacgtgtatatcacacacacacacacacacacacacgcacacgcacacgcacacgcacacacacacacacacacacacacacacacacacacacacacacacacgcacacgcgcacacgcacacgcacacgcacacgcacacgcacacgcacacgcacacgcacacgcacacgcacacgcacacggacacacatgcacacacacacacatgcacacacacacatgcacacacacacacatgcacacacacacacacacatgcacacacacacacacacacgcaaacggacacacacacctgcattgCCACTGACACAGAGAGTGACAGTGACGTTCTCTCTATCACAGTTATAGTCACAGTCACAGACACTGGCACAGACACTGGCACAGACACTGGCACAGACACTGGCACAGACACTGGCACAGACACTGGCacagacactgacactgacactggcACTGACACTGGCACTGACACTGGCACAGACACTGGCACAGACACTGGCACAGACACTGGCACAGACACTGGCACAGACACTGGCACAGACACTGGCACAGACACTGGCACAGACACTGGCACAGACACTGGCACAGACACTGGCACAGACACTGGCacagacactgacactgacactggcACATACACTGACATAGACACTGACACTGGCACAGACACTGGCACAGACACTGGCACAGACACTGACATAGACACTGACATAGACACTGACATAGACACTGACATAGACACTGACATAGACACTGACATAGACACTGACATAGACACTGACATAGACACTGACATAGACACTGACATagacactctttctctcccctcccttctccatacgAAGTCATCGTATATCAACAAAAGGACCTGAATGGACCTCGATAAAGATAAAGTTGATAGACCTATAACGATACATCTCTCATGTAAGCACCAAAGCATCCATACAGACATTaagtctctttttcccctccccttacgtattacttttatttaattaCTTTAGCGCCAGACTAAATTTTCCCTCTCCTCGTGTCTTGTCAAGGATCATGCCAGAGAGCGTCCGCTGGCTGGTGTCTCAGGGCAAGAGGGACGTGGCCGTCAAGATCATCAAGAAGGCAGCAGATGTCAACGGCGTGGAAGTTCCCAAGCACCTCCTCGAAGACAGCAATACTGAGGTTGGTCGGCGCCCTTCGACCCGCTCTCACGGTCCTCGTATCgtataacagaatatatatatatatatatatatatatatatatatatatatataaatatacatatacatatgtgtatatatatgtttatatgtatgtatatgtatatgtatgtttatatgtatgtctatgtataaatacatatacatatgtgtatatatatgtatatatatgtatatatatgtatatatttatacatgtatgtatttatacatgtatgtatttatatattaatgtattgccatatgaatgtatttacatatgtatatgtatatatttatatatatgtatatatttatactgtatatatgtatatatgtatatatatgtgtatatgtacatgtacacatatatatgcatatatatatatattgtagctctGCCATTTCATATTCTAATGCGGTATCCCTGATAGGTACCTACTGTGGATGGAAGTCTGTCGGTGGCAAGTAGCAAAGCTGAGCTAGTGAAGGAGGATCCAGGTGAGCCTGAACCCAAGGTCACCAAGTCAGTGATTGACCTTCTTAGGACTCCAAACATGAGGAAGcgatcatttaatttattttattgctgGTAAGTACATGTTAGAGACAGCTAAGCTAAATCTTTTAAATGTGTTATTGGTAAAAGAAATTGTAGtattcagtatatgtatatatataatatatatatacatatatatgtaaatatatgtatatatatgtatatatatgtatatatatatgtatatatatgcatatatatgtatatatatgtatatatatgtatatatatgtatatatatgtatatatatatgtatatatatatgtatatatatatgtatatatatatgtatatatatgtatatatatgtatatatatgtatatatatgtatatatatgtatatatatgtatatatatatgtatatatatatgtatatatatatgtatatatatatgtatatatatatgtatatatatgtatatatatatgtatatatatgtatatatatgtatatatatgtatatatatgtatatatatgtatatatatgtgtatatatatgtatatatatgtatatatatatgtatatgtatatgtatatgtatatgtatgtatatgtatatatatgtatatgtatatgtatatatatgtatatgtatatgtatatatatgtatatgtatatatatgtatatgtatatatatgtatatgtatatgtatatatatgtatatgtatatgtatatatatatgtatgtatatgtatatgtatgtatatgtatatgtatatgtatatatatatgtatatatatgtatatatatgtatatgtatatgtattattatgtatattatatgttatatatgtatatattatgtatatgtatatgtatatatatgtatatatatgtatatgttatatgtatatatatgtatatgtatatatgtatatatattttaatatatataaaatgtatatatatattgtatattattgtgttaaaatatattatgttgtaaaataaaagtgtaataagtgttatattataaaaaatataatttataattaaaaattttgttaaaaaaaaaaaataaaaaattttttaataaaaaattttaaaaaataaaaaaaaatttataatatttttttaaaaatataataattttaaatattatttaatattatttatttatataattttatatatttgttatttatatttgtttataagtgttatatatatattgaattttaaaaaatgttattaataatgtgtaatatattttatgtgtaatatatatgtgaaatatatataatatatgtgtattatattatatgtgttatattataaattttgtatatatttaatgtgtatatatatattgtgtatatattatgtataataatatatatatattatgataatatattataatgtggatatatattatgTGGTATATTATAATggggaaatttatatatatgggtttaaaattttatatggatataaaattatgtggattataattatttttaataatataggaaaattatatataatatttatatattatatataatagtgtataaTATGTGTTATATTggtattaaatgtgtgtgtgtgtgtaaagatttaTAGTCAATACTAATGGATTGCCAAACATGAACCTGCCCTTATGTGTGTGGTAATTTGAAGCTTATTTTATTAAATTGGAAATATCAAACTGTGTTTGAACTATTGCTAAATGGAAGCTGGAAAATGTAGCAACACAAAACATGAGGCCCCACTGTGCTGCAAGATTTCCTCCTAGTGAGGTTTGCTTCGTGTAACATATAGtgatttttatacttattttatcAACCCATGAAGAAATTGCAAGCACAATATTTAAGATTGGATGCTCATTCAGTTCCTTTCCACAGGGCGGTCTGCACACTAGTCTACTATGGCCTCTCCTCTAACTCTGGGAACCTAGGAGGAAACATCTTCATCAATTTCATCGCCACCATGCTGATTGAAATCCCATCATATGTGTTCTCCTTTTTAGTTTTAGACAGGTAATGTCTTCCATCTTTGGGGAAGTTCAGGGGGGTAACATATGACTAAACTAGACGAAAGCACTGATagggaataagaaaatatatctgGACACTTACATATCTGTAATGTTAACACTGAGAAACTTACCGCACTTAGTCTGGAGCCACTAGTCTTTCGGAGCCTTCAGAGCACTGCAACTCATTGCAGTCTCATACTGTGACTTTATACTTGTATCCATCAAAATCACTCAGAAGTAAAAGTAGTATCTTGTATCcatcaaaaacaaacaataataagaatatcttGGACAATATGTCATTTATACAGTAACTCATCTAGTCAGTACTTTTGACTCTTTTATCTTTACCCTCTCCTATCCCGTATAAAAAGACTGACTCACCTTTTGGAAAATCTGATTTGATTGCTTATCAATATCAGATATGCTAAACCCACCGTTTCTTGAAGCTTATAAATGACGTACTTGTCAGAACAAATGACCCTAGGTTGAGAGGATGGTTAGTATCACATTCACTTCACTAACATCTTTCCATAAGTCCATCTGCTAGGATGTTTAGACATCAGAGGTCACTTCATAGTTGAAAACAAGAAGTCCATCTAtgatatacagattgatatatgtgtaagtgcatatgtgtattcatgcatattcaagtatatgtgtatatcaatatgtatatatatatttacatatatatgtatatatgtgtatatattatatatatatgtatatatgtacctatacatgcatgtatatatatatgtatatatgtatgtatatatatgtatatatgtatgtatatatatatgtatatatgtacccatatatgtaattatatatgtacctatatatgtatgtatatatgtatgtatatatgtacctatatatgtatatatatatgtatgtacatatatgcatatatgtatgtatatatgtatgtacatatatgcatatatgtatgtatatatgtatgtacatatattcatatatgtatgtatatatatgtatgtacatatgcatatatgtatgtatatatatgtatgtacatatatgcatatatgtatgtatatatatgtatgtacatatatgcatatatgtatgtatatatatgtatgtacatatatgcatatatgtatgtatatatatatgtatgtacatatatgcatatatgtatgtatatatatgtatgtacatatatgcatatatgtatgtatatatatgtatgtatgcatgtatatatatgtatgtatatatatgtatgtatatatatatgtatgtatatatatatgtatatatatatgtgtgtatatatatgaatatatatgtgtgtatatatatgtatatatgtgggtatatatgtatatatgtgtgtatatatgtatatgtgtgtgtgtatatatgtatatatatgtgtgtgtgtatatatgtatatatatgtgtgtgtgtatatatgtatatatatgtgtgtgtgtatatatgtatatatatgtgtgtgtgtatatatgtatatatatgtgtgtgtgtatatatgtatatatatatatgtgtgtgtgtatatatgtatatatatgtgtgtgtgtgtatatgtatatatatgtgtgtgtgtatatatatgtatatatatgtgtgtgtgtatatatatgtatatatatgtgtgtgtgtatatatatgtatatatatgtgtgtatatatatatatgtatatatatgtgtgtatgtatatatatgtatatatatgtgtgtatatatatatgtatatatatgtgtgtgtatatatatatatatatatatatatatatatgtatatatatgtgtgtatatatgtatatatgtgtgtatatgtgtgtatatatatgtgtgtatagattatgtatatatatattagtgcatatattatatgtaaatatatatgtatatatcatatgtatttatatatatatgtgtgtatatatcatatgtatttatatatatatgtgtgtatatattatatgtatatatatatgtgtgtatatattatatgtatatatttatatgtgtgtgtttatattatatgtatatatatatatatgtgtgtgtatatattatatgtatatatatatatatgtgtgtgtatatattatatgtatatatatatgtgtgcatatattatatgtatatatatatatgtgtgcatatattatatgtatgtatatatatatgtgtgcatatattatatgtatatatatatgtgtgcatatattatatgtatatatatatatatgtgtgcatatattatatgtatatatatatgtttgcatatattatgtatatatatatgtgtgcatatattatatgtatatatatgtgtgcatatattatat
The nucleotide sequence above comes from Penaeus chinensis breed Huanghai No. 1 chromosome 3, ASM1920278v2, whole genome shotgun sequence. Encoded proteins:
- the LOC125042058 gene encoding organic cation transporter protein-like isoform X2; the protein is MATKTNKLENDPLLASFYKMDFGTAQFYVYFLAWLGAFVSAPVYVDSNFLIRRTKHRCFVPGCDDPNEPDFSAEFANYTIPDGDECSMYQRSEPVTNSSTCELDDFNLNVKTNCSEKVFDTSLFTSTTVTEFDLTCENAWLGPLAGSMYMVGMLLGAITIGDLADRFGRKVGILVSVMLLGGGGVLSAVSPNYYMFLAMRLLTGAGGVGLFQVTFVLAVEFIGAKYRTFCGIMIEVPFALGEAMTGVLAIFIRDWRWLQVAVTAPAFLLLSYMWIMPESVRWLVSQGKRDVAVKIIKKAADVNGVEVPKHLLEDSNTEVPTVDGSLSVASSKAELVKEDPGEPEPKVTKSVIDLLRTPNMRKRSFNLFYCWAVCTLVYYGLSSNSGNLGGNIFINFIATMLIEIPSYVFSFLVLDRMGRKGTLSFVLLLGGVACFVSGFIPEDFGAVIVTLSLVGKFGIAAAFAIVYVYSAEIFPTEYRSVGIGACSMCARIGGIIAPFVASLAHTYKPLPLLVFGSLSIVAGLLVVLLPETVGCELPQTIPESERFGSDQSIWYFSCCGKKRSEPVTEENTATEDQRV
- the LOC125042058 gene encoding organic cation transporter protein-like isoform X3; this translates as MSGHKIDFDKVLAHIGPFGPYSVLVFVMACIASFMCAQPVVQDAFVSLDSPHRCFVPGCDDPNEPDFSAEFANYTIPDGDECSMYQRSEPVTNSSTCELDDFNLNVKTNCSEKVFDTSLFTSTTVTEFDLTCENAWLGPLAGSMYMVGMLLGAITIGDLADRFGRKVGILVSVMLLGGGGVLSAVSPNYYMFLAMRLLTGAGGVGLFQVTFVLAVEFIGAKYRTFCGIMIEVPFALGEAMTGVLAIFIRDWRWLQVAVTAPAFLLLSYMWIMPESVRWLVSQGKRDVAVKIIKKAADVNGVEVPKHLLEDSNTEVPTVDGSLSVASSKAELVKEDPGEPEPKVTKSVIDLLRTPNMRKRSFNLFYCWAVCTLVYYGLSSNSGNLGGNIFINFIATMLIEIPSYVFSFLVLDRMGRKGTLSFVLLLGGVACFVSGFIPEDFGAVIVTLSLVGKFGIAAAFAIVYVYSAEIFPTEYRSVGIGACSMCARIGGIIAPFVASLAHTYKPLPLLVFGSLSIVAGLLVVLLPETVGCELPQTIPESERFGSDQSIWYFSCCGKKRSEPVTEENTATEDQRV
- the LOC125042058 gene encoding organic cation transporter protein-like isoform X1, which codes for MEEAKSHEPEKKNTIDFEAINDALGHFGKYQKFVFFLACWGSFMPAMVVVCMTFVGNKVDHRCFVPGCDDPNEPDFSAEFANYTIPDGDECSMYQRSEPVTNSSTCELDDFNLNVKTNCSEKVFDTSLFTSTTVTEFDLTCENAWLGPLAGSMYMVGMLLGAITIGDLADRFGRKVGILVSVMLLGGGGVLSAVSPNYYMFLAMRLLTGAGGVGLFQVTFVLAVEFIGAKYRTFCGIMIEVPFALGEAMTGVLAIFIRDWRWLQVAVTAPAFLLLSYMWIMPESVRWLVSQGKRDVAVKIIKKAADVNGVEVPKHLLEDSNTEVPTVDGSLSVASSKAELVKEDPGEPEPKVTKSVIDLLRTPNMRKRSFNLFYCWAVCTLVYYGLSSNSGNLGGNIFINFIATMLIEIPSYVFSFLVLDRMGRKGTLSFVLLLGGVACFVSGFIPEDFGAVIVTLSLVGKFGIAAAFAIVYVYSAEIFPTEYRSVGIGACSMCARIGGIIAPFVASLAHTYKPLPLLVFGSLSIVAGLLVVLLPETVGCELPQTIPESERFGSDQSIWYFSCCGKKRSEPVTEENTATEDQRV